Proteins encoded by one window of Streptomyces sp. NBC_01477:
- a CDS encoding cytochrome P450, whose product MTDSTTTLPEPEAAGAPDYPMHRAAGCPFDPPPGLRSLQAEEPLTRVRLWDGSTPWLVTGHAQQRSLLADPRISADTTHPHYPHQTEAVKARQAERTFISMDDPDHARLRRMVTASFTVKRVKALRPAVQRVVDGLIDDLLAGPSQADLVKEFALPVPSLVICALLGVPYADHDFFQRNSRLLISRDSSPADSVAAQEALVGYLERLVGEKLDRPEDDLLSELAVRHVATGQLSAREAGLMGQLLLVAGHETTANMISLGTLALLQNPGQFAELRETQDPQLVAGAVEELLRYLTIVHTGRRRVALADIEVGGRTIRAGEGVVIASDIGNRDETVFPDPDRLDIHRDARRHMAFGFGVHQCLGQPLARLELEVVYSTLYRRVPTLRLATGLDGVPFKHDALVYGVHELPVAW is encoded by the coding sequence ATGACCGACAGTACGACGACCCTGCCCGAGCCGGAGGCGGCCGGCGCTCCCGACTACCCGATGCACCGGGCGGCCGGCTGCCCCTTCGACCCGCCCCCCGGGCTGCGCTCGCTTCAGGCGGAGGAGCCGCTGACGCGGGTGAGGCTGTGGGACGGCAGCACGCCCTGGCTGGTCACCGGCCACGCGCAGCAGCGCAGCCTGCTGGCAGACCCGCGGATCAGCGCCGACACCACCCACCCGCACTATCCGCACCAGACCGAGGCGGTCAAGGCCCGGCAGGCCGAACGCACCTTCATCTCCATGGACGACCCGGACCACGCCCGGCTGCGCCGGATGGTGACGGCGTCCTTCACCGTCAAGCGGGTGAAGGCGTTACGCCCGGCCGTCCAGCGCGTCGTGGACGGCCTCATCGACGACCTGCTGGCCGGCCCGTCGCAGGCCGACCTGGTCAAGGAGTTCGCGCTGCCCGTGCCGTCGCTGGTGATCTGCGCGCTGCTCGGGGTGCCCTACGCCGACCACGACTTCTTCCAGCGCAACAGCCGGCTGCTGATCAGCCGCGACTCCTCCCCGGCGGACTCGGTGGCGGCGCAGGAGGCGCTGGTCGGCTACCTGGAGCGGCTGGTGGGCGAGAAGCTCGACCGGCCCGAGGACGACCTGCTGTCGGAACTGGCCGTACGCCATGTGGCCACCGGGCAGCTCTCCGCGCGGGAAGCGGGACTGATGGGCCAGCTCCTGCTGGTGGCGGGGCACGAGACCACTGCGAACATGATCTCGCTCGGCACCCTGGCGCTGCTGCAGAATCCCGGGCAGTTCGCCGAGCTGCGCGAGACGCAGGACCCGCAGCTGGTCGCGGGAGCCGTCGAGGAACTGCTGCGGTACCTGACCATCGTGCACACCGGCCGGCGGCGGGTGGCGCTGGCGGACATCGAGGTCGGCGGCCGGACCATCAGGGCCGGCGAGGGCGTGGTCATCGCCAGCGACATCGGCAACCGCGACGAGACCGTCTTCCCCGACCCCGACCGGCTCGACATCCACCGCGACGCCCGCCGCCACATGGCCTTCGGCTTCGGCGTGCACCAGTGCCTCGGCCAGCCGCTGGCCCGGCTGGAACTGGAGGTCGTCTACAGCACCCTCTACCGCCGTGTCCCCACCCTCCGGCTCGCCACCGGCCTCGACGGGGTCCCGTTCAAGCACGACGCGCTCGTCTACGGCGTCCACGAACTGCCCGTGGCCTGGTGA
- a CDS encoding ferredoxin, with the protein MKVIVDQNRCVASGQCVLAAEDVFDQRDEDGVVVLRDQAPGLEREDDVHYAALMCPAQAILVKD; encoded by the coding sequence GTGAAGGTGATCGTCGACCAGAACAGGTGCGTGGCCTCGGGGCAGTGTGTGCTGGCCGCCGAGGACGTGTTCGACCAGCGTGACGAGGACGGCGTCGTCGTCCTGCGCGACCAGGCGCCCGGCCTGGAGCGCGAGGACGACGTCCATTACGCCGCCCTGATGTGCCCGGCGCAGGCCATCCTCGTGAAGGACTGA
- a CDS encoding glycoside hydrolase family protein, which produces MRIRSIPFPGGARRRTAARHALVLLVAALVVLALGLRAPAARASGTRKGISVTSVSGAAQALADVGAHWFYNWSATPAGVAQPPGVEFVPMIWGAGSVTDANLAQAAQHGTELLGFNEPDLGGQANMSVQQALDLWPRLQSTGLRLGAPAVAYGGDTPGGWLDQFMSGAASRGYRVDFIPLHWYGGDFSSAAAGELRSYLQNVHNRYHKPIWLTEYALTDYSTSTPRYPTGQQQADFINAANTMLNGLSFVEKSAWFTLSAASSPTGLYNGTTPNAAGVAYRALG; this is translated from the coding sequence ATGCGAATTCGATCGATCCCCTTCCCCGGCGGCGCCCGGCGCCGCACGGCGGCGCGCCACGCGCTGGTGCTGCTGGTCGCGGCGCTCGTGGTGCTGGCGCTCGGCTTACGCGCCCCCGCCGCCCGCGCGTCCGGCACGCGCAAGGGCATCAGCGTCACCTCCGTCAGCGGCGCCGCGCAGGCGCTCGCCGACGTCGGCGCGCACTGGTTCTACAACTGGTCGGCCACGCCCGCAGGTGTCGCGCAGCCGCCCGGCGTCGAATTCGTGCCGATGATCTGGGGCGCAGGCTCCGTCACCGACGCGAACCTGGCGCAGGCAGCCCAGCACGGCACGGAACTGCTCGGCTTCAACGAGCCCGACCTGGGCGGCCAGGCGAACATGTCCGTCCAGCAGGCGCTGGACCTGTGGCCGCGGCTCCAGTCGACCGGTCTGCGGCTCGGCGCGCCCGCCGTGGCCTACGGCGGCGACACCCCGGGCGGCTGGCTCGACCAGTTCATGTCGGGCGCCGCCTCCCGCGGCTACCGCGTCGACTTCATCCCGCTGCACTGGTACGGCGGCGACTTCTCCTCGGCCGCGGCCGGCGAGCTGCGCAGCTACCTGCAGAACGTCCACAACCGCTACCACAAGCCGATCTGGCTCACGGAGTACGCGCTCACCGACTACTCCACCAGCACCCCGCGCTACCCGACAGGACAGCAGCAGGCCGACTTCATCAACGCGGCGAACACCATGCTGAACGGCCTGTCGTTCGTGGAGAAGTCCGCCTGGTTCACGCTGTCCGCCGCCAGCAGCCCCACCGGCCTCTACAACGGCACCACGCCGAACGCCGCCGGCGTCGCCTACCGCGCCCTGGGCTGA
- a CDS encoding NAD(P)/FAD-dependent oxidoreductase has product MAVAAEVDVLVVGAGVAGLACAQDLTAAGLRVRVLEASDAVGGRMRTDVRDGFRFDRGFQVVNTSYPQMRARLQLSELYLRPFSPGVLLHTPRGRLRFADPTRTPRLAADLLPGRLASLRDLSALVMLSARDLLAPPRVLKHAADRTTRTALADAAIGEDLVERLFRPFLSGVFLEDELETSSRFFHLVWRSMLRGTLCLPARGVAAVPGQMAAALPEGAVVLGTPVEQLTVDGVLTALGEEQPAPAVVVATGPGAAAELLPGLDVPAVRSVTTYYHAAPASPLAEPTLVTDTARRILNTVVISEVSPTYAPRGQALVSTSVLGADERPGREAEIRRVLAEVYETDTDGWEPVGVYPVAEALPAMVPPWPLSRTTRHSPGVYVCGDHRATGSVQGAMASGARAAREVLADRRGGTPPDARAARNG; this is encoded by the coding sequence ATGGCGGTGGCGGCGGAGGTGGATGTCCTGGTCGTCGGGGCCGGTGTGGCGGGGCTGGCGTGCGCGCAGGACCTGACGGCCGCGGGGCTGCGCGTACGGGTGCTGGAGGCCTCGGACGCCGTCGGGGGCCGGATGCGTACCGATGTGCGCGACGGCTTCCGCTTCGACCGCGGCTTCCAGGTGGTCAACACCTCCTACCCGCAGATGCGCGCCCGGCTGCAACTGAGCGAGCTGTACTTGCGCCCGTTCAGCCCCGGCGTCCTGCTGCACACCCCCCGCGGCAGGCTGCGCTTCGCCGACCCCACACGCACCCCGCGGCTGGCCGCCGACCTGCTGCCCGGACGGCTGGCGTCGCTGCGGGACCTGTCCGCCCTGGTGATGCTGAGCGCCCGGGACCTGCTCGCGCCGCCGCGGGTGCTCAAGCACGCGGCGGACCGTACGACCCGCACGGCGCTGGCCGACGCGGCGATCGGCGAGGATCTCGTGGAGCGGCTGTTCCGGCCCTTCCTGTCGGGGGTGTTCCTGGAGGACGAGCTGGAGACCTCCAGCCGCTTCTTCCATCTCGTGTGGCGCTCGATGCTGCGCGGCACCCTGTGCCTGCCGGCCAGGGGCGTCGCGGCAGTGCCCGGGCAGATGGCCGCCGCGCTGCCCGAGGGCGCCGTGGTCCTGGGCACCCCGGTGGAACAGCTCACCGTCGACGGTGTGCTGACCGCGCTCGGGGAGGAGCAGCCGGCCCCGGCCGTGGTCGTCGCGACCGGGCCCGGGGCGGCGGCGGAGCTGCTGCCCGGTCTTGACGTGCCGGCCGTCCGCTCGGTCACCACCTACTACCACGCGGCTCCCGCCAGTCCGCTGGCCGAGCCGACACTGGTCACCGACACCGCGCGGCGCATCCTGAACACCGTGGTGATCAGCGAGGTCAGCCCCACGTACGCGCCGCGCGGGCAGGCGCTGGTGTCCACCTCCGTGCTCGGCGCGGACGAACGGCCGGGCCGCGAGGCGGAGATCCGCCGCGTCCTCGCCGAGGTGTACGAGACCGACACCGACGGCTGGGAGCCGGTGGGCGTCTACCCGGTCGCGGAAGCCCTGCCCGCGATGGTCCCCCCGTGGCCGCTGAGCCGCACCACCCGCCACTCCCCCGGCGTCTACGTCTGCGGCGACCACCGGGCCACCGGCTCGGTCCAGGGCGCGATGGCCTCGGGCGCCCGCGCCGCGCGCGAAGTCCTCGCCGACCGGCGCGGCGGCACACCGCCGGACGCCAGGGCCGCCCGGAACGGATGA
- a CDS encoding phospholipase D-like domain-containing protein yields the protein MEIHAPETRTDGRALDPAAQTQRLRRRLERLIGVAATEGNALRPLRNGDEIFPAMLKAVREAQHTIDMMTFVYWRGQIARDFAAALAARARDGVRVRLLLDGFGAKDIEPELLADMDAAGVQVGWFRKPLWLSPLKQNHRCHRKALIVDEQLAFTGGVGIAEEWCGDARDPSEWRDTHVEVRGPAVDGVAAAFAQNWAECHTDLYDERDRFVAHEQPGRSIVQVVRGSASIGWQDMQTLLRVVITSAEQRLRLSTAYFAPDRYFVDLLCATARRGVQVQILLPGPHTDERACRLAGQHLYAALLEAGVEVLEYQPTMLHTKILTVDRVAALIGSSNFNRRSMDHDEEVMLAVLDEEFTAGLDDDFDRDLLRAEPIDPTRWHRRRLLQRARELAVQPIRRFL from the coding sequence ATGGAAATCCACGCCCCGGAAACCCGCACCGACGGCCGAGCTCTCGACCCGGCGGCGCAGACCCAGCGTCTGCGGCGGCGGCTGGAGCGGCTGATAGGTGTCGCCGCGACGGAGGGCAACGCGCTCAGGCCGCTGCGCAACGGCGACGAGATCTTCCCCGCGATGCTCAAGGCCGTGCGCGAGGCGCAGCACACCATCGACATGATGACGTTCGTCTACTGGCGCGGCCAGATCGCCAGGGACTTCGCCGCCGCGCTCGCCGCCAGGGCCCGTGACGGTGTGCGGGTGCGGCTGCTCCTCGACGGTTTCGGCGCCAAGGACATCGAGCCGGAACTGCTGGCAGACATGGACGCGGCGGGCGTACAGGTCGGCTGGTTCCGCAAGCCGCTGTGGCTGTCGCCGCTGAAGCAGAACCACCGGTGCCACCGCAAGGCCCTGATCGTGGACGAGCAGCTCGCCTTCACCGGCGGCGTGGGCATAGCGGAGGAGTGGTGCGGCGACGCGCGCGACCCCTCGGAGTGGCGCGACACCCATGTCGAGGTGCGCGGGCCCGCCGTCGACGGCGTCGCCGCGGCCTTCGCGCAGAACTGGGCCGAGTGCCACACCGACCTGTACGACGAACGGGACCGCTTCGTCGCGCACGAGCAGCCGGGCCGCTCCATCGTGCAGGTCGTACGCGGCTCGGCCAGCATCGGCTGGCAGGACATGCAGACCCTGCTGCGTGTCGTCATCACCTCGGCCGAACAGCGGCTCCGGCTGTCCACCGCCTACTTCGCGCCCGACAGGTACTTCGTCGACCTGCTGTGCGCGACCGCGCGGCGCGGGGTGCAGGTGCAGATCCTGCTGCCCGGTCCGCACACCGACGAGCGCGCCTGCCGGCTGGCCGGACAGCACCTCTACGCCGCGCTGCTGGAGGCGGGGGTGGAAGTCCTGGAGTACCAGCCGACGATGCTGCACACCAAGATCCTCACGGTCGACCGGGTGGCGGCGCTGATCGGCTCCTCCAACTTCAACCGCCGGTCGATGGACCACGACGAGGAGGTCATGCTCGCGGTCCTGGACGAGGAGTTCACCGCGGGCCTGGACGACGACTTCGACCGCGACCTGCTGCGGGCCGAGCCCATCGACCCCACCCGCTGGCACCGCCGCAGGCTGCTGCAGCGCGCCCGCGAGCTGGCCGTGCAGCCCATCCGGCGATTCCTCTGA
- a CDS encoding STAS domain-containing protein, with amino-acid sequence MTTETTAPAARAVHASEAPSTLLTRPGGPPVVELAGDLDRDVLAGLATRLEALADRHDVVVLDAAAVTFADSDFLRLLVGMRRRTDLRVAAPSRVVSRLLRLTGVPAVVSAATLRERG; translated from the coding sequence ATGACGACTGAGACGACGGCGCCTGCGGCGCGGGCCGTTCACGCATCCGAGGCGCCTTCCACGCTGCTCACCCGGCCCGGCGGACCGCCGGTCGTGGAGCTGGCCGGGGACCTGGACCGCGACGTACTGGCCGGGCTGGCCACGCGGTTGGAGGCGCTGGCCGACCGGCACGACGTGGTGGTCCTGGACGCCGCCGCCGTCACCTTCGCCGACTCCGACTTCCTGCGGCTGCTGGTCGGCATGCGCCGCCGCACCGACCTGCGGGTGGCCGCGCCTTCACGGGTGGTCAGCAGGCTGCTCCGGCTGACCGGCGTGCCCGCCGTGGTGAGCGCGGCCACGCTTCGGGAGCGCGGGTAG
- a CDS encoding MFS transporter produces MDSTRTTSQKAPEERQHSAGEWRALAVCLTASFMTLLDVSIVNVALPSIRSGIGASQSGLQWVLSGYALAFGLVLVPSGRLGDVRGRRGVFMVGLLVFTAASALAGAAQNETWLVAARLVQGVAGGILVPQVSGFIQQMFQGAARGRAFGLLGATIGVSTAVGPLLGGLLIQLFGSHEGWRWVFYVNLPIGLVLLPLAHRLLPGRVRREGTGTRSDLDPVGVVLLGVGTVLLLLPFVQQREWPGLGKWLLIPLALLVLGGFAAWERHYGRRHEPLVNLALFHRQSYGLGVFLSLLYFAGFTSIFFVLTLYLQNGMHYSALEAGVSIMPFAVGSGAAAAVGGRIVTRIGRPLVALGLGMVVLGLLGTVLAVHQDSTGSVGLATALPLLFAGIGSGLVISPNQTLTLSEVPVERAGSAGGVLQTAQRIGSAAGIAAVGSVFFSRVGNSRPDWSSGLQLGLVTAAGLAALALVVALVDVFTGPSNAPRAAEESSA; encoded by the coding sequence GTGGACTCGACTCGTACGACATCGCAGAAGGCACCGGAGGAGCGGCAGCACTCGGCCGGCGAGTGGCGCGCTCTGGCGGTCTGTCTGACCGCGAGTTTCATGACCCTGCTGGACGTCAGCATCGTCAATGTGGCGCTGCCGTCGATCCGCAGCGGCATCGGCGCCTCGCAGAGCGGCCTGCAGTGGGTGCTGTCCGGATACGCCCTCGCCTTCGGCCTGGTCCTGGTGCCGTCCGGGCGGCTCGGCGACGTCCGTGGCCGCCGGGGCGTGTTCATGGTGGGACTGCTCGTCTTCACGGCCGCCAGCGCGCTGGCCGGCGCGGCGCAGAACGAGACGTGGCTGGTGGCCGCCCGGCTCGTCCAGGGCGTGGCCGGCGGCATTCTCGTACCGCAGGTGTCCGGGTTCATCCAGCAGATGTTCCAGGGCGCCGCGCGCGGGCGGGCGTTCGGCCTGCTCGGCGCCACCATCGGGGTGTCCACCGCGGTGGGACCGCTGCTCGGCGGACTGCTGATCCAGCTGTTCGGCTCGCACGAGGGCTGGCGCTGGGTCTTCTACGTCAACCTGCCGATCGGCCTCGTGCTGCTCCCGCTGGCGCACCGCCTGCTGCCCGGCCGGGTGCGGCGGGAGGGTACGGGTACGCGCAGCGACCTCGATCCGGTCGGCGTGGTGCTGCTGGGCGTCGGGACCGTGCTGCTGCTCCTGCCGTTCGTCCAGCAGCGGGAGTGGCCGGGGCTGGGGAAATGGCTGCTGATCCCGCTGGCCCTGCTCGTGCTGGGCGGTTTCGCGGCCTGGGAACGCCATTACGGGCGGCGGCACGAACCGCTGGTGAATCTGGCCCTTTTCCATCGGCAGTCGTACGGGCTCGGCGTCTTCTTGTCGCTGCTGTACTTCGCGGGCTTCACCTCGATCTTCTTCGTGCTGACGCTGTACCTCCAGAACGGGATGCACTACTCCGCGCTGGAGGCGGGCGTGTCGATCATGCCTTTCGCCGTGGGCTCGGGTGCCGCGGCGGCGGTCGGCGGGCGGATCGTCACCCGGATCGGGCGCCCGCTGGTCGCCCTGGGCCTGGGCATGGTGGTCCTCGGACTGCTCGGTACGGTGCTGGCCGTCCATCAGGACAGCACCGGTTCTGTCGGCCTGGCGACCGCGCTGCCGCTGCTGTTCGCCGGAATCGGCAGCGGGCTCGTGATCTCGCCGAACCAGACGCTGACGCTCAGCGAGGTCCCGGTGGAGCGGGCCGGCAGCGCGGGCGGCGTACTCCAGACCGCGCAGCGGATCGGCTCGGCGGCGGGTATCGCGGCGGTCGGCTCCGTCTTCTTCTCCAGGGTCGGCAATTCCCGCCCCGACTGGTCCTCCGGGCTCCAGCTGGGGCTGGTCACCGCGGCGGGTCTGGCCGCGCTGGCCCTGGTGGTCGCGCTCGTCGATGTCTTCACCGGCCCGTCGAATGCGCCGCGCGCCGCCGAGGAGAGCAGCGCGTGA
- a CDS encoding catalase → MSEKKNPVTAAADKVVEKVQEAVHPGNEIPGAPAPVPPSVEEPTEPRGPLPPKPDQRGPDTYSPTGQPTRTSQDKVAQAGSYLTTAQGARLYDTDHSLKAGPRGPVLLQDHHLREKITHFDHERIPERVVHARGAAAHGVFTGYGAAAKITKAAFLAKDVETPVFVRFSTVLGSRGSADTVRDTRGFATKFSTSEGVFDLVGNNIPVFFIQDAIKFPDVIHAGKPHPDREIPQAQSAHDTFWDFVTLHTEATHHTLWNMSDRGIPRSFRMMEGFGVHTFRLVNDQGATTLVKFHWKPKLGVHSLVWEEAQITSGMDPDFHRRDLADAIEAGAFPQWELGVQTFPDTEDQMFQGIDLLDPTKLVPEELAPVQPIGLMTLNANPSNYFAETEQVAFHVGHLVPGIDVTNDPLLQGRLFSYLDTQISRLGGPNFGQLPINRTHAPVNDMLRDGMHQTAVHRGVAPYHPNSLDGGCPFLAGADTGAYIEVPVEVPASRKVREAAASFDDHFSQARLFWLSMTPTEREHIVAAYSFELNKCYETAIKERALLALANIDTDLCAQVATGLGLPAPEATVTLADPQPSPALSQLGGRWPLDGRIIGIVTAGDQDLSGVRSVRQAVLDAGMVPLVIAPHGGELDADGEPVAVQRTFATARSTEFDAVLLAGAPAPGADTYGARDAKVDDSAAAAASIDPRVLLLLTEAYRHGKALGAWSDGTEALTAAGIAADAPGVVTAGSATSVLEHVSELLTRHRAWDRFTPAV, encoded by the coding sequence GTGAGCGAGAAGAAGAACCCCGTGACGGCTGCCGCCGACAAGGTCGTCGAGAAGGTCCAGGAGGCCGTCCACCCGGGCAACGAGATCCCGGGCGCCCCCGCCCCTGTGCCGCCGTCCGTCGAGGAGCCGACCGAGCCGCGCGGCCCGCTGCCGCCCAAGCCCGACCAGCGCGGCCCCGACACGTACAGCCCGACCGGCCAGCCGACGCGGACCTCGCAGGACAAGGTCGCGCAGGCCGGCAGCTACCTCACGACAGCGCAGGGCGCGCGGCTGTACGACACCGACCACTCGCTGAAGGCCGGACCGCGCGGGCCGGTGCTGCTGCAGGACCACCACCTGCGGGAGAAGATCACCCACTTCGACCACGAGCGCATCCCCGAGCGGGTCGTGCACGCCCGCGGCGCCGCCGCGCACGGCGTCTTCACGGGCTACGGGGCCGCCGCGAAGATCACCAAGGCGGCGTTCCTGGCCAAGGACGTCGAGACGCCGGTCTTCGTACGGTTCTCCACCGTGCTCGGCTCGCGCGGCTCCGCGGACACCGTGCGCGACACCCGGGGCTTCGCGACGAAGTTCTCCACCTCCGAAGGCGTCTTCGACCTGGTCGGCAACAACATCCCGGTGTTCTTCATCCAGGACGCGATCAAGTTCCCCGACGTGATCCACGCCGGCAAGCCGCATCCGGACCGGGAGATCCCGCAGGCGCAGAGCGCGCACGACACCTTCTGGGACTTCGTCACCCTGCACACCGAAGCCACCCACCACACCCTGTGGAACATGTCCGACCGCGGCATCCCGCGCTCGTTCCGGATGATGGAGGGCTTCGGCGTCCACACCTTCCGGCTGGTCAACGACCAGGGTGCCACCACGCTGGTGAAATTCCACTGGAAGCCGAAGCTGGGCGTGCACTCCCTGGTGTGGGAGGAGGCCCAGATCACCAGCGGCATGGACCCGGACTTCCACCGCCGCGACCTCGCCGACGCGATCGAGGCCGGTGCCTTCCCGCAGTGGGAGCTGGGGGTGCAGACCTTCCCCGACACCGAGGACCAGATGTTCCAGGGCATCGACCTGCTGGACCCCACCAAGCTGGTGCCCGAGGAGCTGGCGCCGGTCCAGCCGATCGGCCTGATGACGCTCAACGCCAACCCGTCGAACTACTTCGCCGAGACCGAGCAGGTCGCCTTCCACGTCGGCCACCTCGTGCCCGGCATCGACGTCACCAACGACCCGCTGCTGCAGGGCCGCCTCTTCTCGTACCTCGACACGCAGATCAGCCGGCTCGGCGGCCCCAACTTCGGCCAGCTGCCGATCAACCGCACCCACGCGCCCGTCAACGACATGCTGCGCGACGGCATGCACCAGACCGCGGTGCACCGGGGCGTGGCCCCGTACCATCCCAACTCCCTCGACGGCGGCTGCCCGTTCCTGGCCGGCGCCGACACCGGCGCCTACATCGAGGTCCCGGTCGAGGTGCCCGCGAGCCGCAAGGTCCGCGAGGCGGCGGCGTCCTTCGACGACCACTTCAGCCAGGCCCGGCTGTTCTGGCTGAGCATGACGCCCACCGAACGCGAGCACATCGTCGCCGCCTACTCCTTCGAGCTGAACAAGTGCTACGAGACGGCGATCAAGGAACGCGCGCTGCTCGCGCTCGCCAACATCGACACCGACCTGTGCGCGCAGGTCGCCACCGGCCTCGGGCTGCCCGCGCCCGAGGCCACCGTGACCCTCGCGGACCCGCAGCCCAGCCCCGCGCTGTCGCAGCTGGGCGGTCGCTGGCCGCTGGACGGCCGGATCATCGGCATCGTCACCGCGGGCGACCAGGACCTCAGCGGCGTCCGCTCCGTCCGCCAGGCCGTACTGGACGCCGGCATGGTCCCCCTGGTCATCGCCCCGCACGGCGGCGAACTCGACGCCGACGGCGAACCCGTCGCCGTGCAGCGCACCTTCGCCACCGCCCGGTCCACCGAATTCGACGCGGTCCTGCTCGCCGGCGCGCCCGCTCCCGGGGCCGACACGTACGGCGCCCGCGACGCGAAGGTGGACGACAGCGCGGCGGCGGCCGCGAGCATCGACCCCCGGGTCCTGCTGCTGCTCACCGAGGCCTACCGGCACGGCAAGGCACTGGGCGCCTGGTCCGACGGGACGGAGGCGCTGACCGCGGCCGGTATCGCCGCCGACGCCCCCGGCGTGGTGACCGCGGGCAGCGCCACCTCCGTCCTGGAGCACGTCAGCGAACTGCTGACCCGGCACCGCGCCTGGGACCGCTTCACCCCCGCCGTCTGA
- a CDS encoding peptide ligase PGM1-related protein, with the protein MIAEHEGAGALVILANFVSPLAVDLSEASVLRQWSEQAPRKIWLTRPRDVLVVPVPLGDAFRRYAFERLRIPDGSVTVVTVPDAPHMAMAQALAVHGLLEPLRALVHARPGARLLPTALDEATVALAADLGTPLVAFEAGGPGMETLRTVSDLNTKSGFRALAGRIGMRLPAGRVCTGAEVFPVTCDLLAEHERVVVKPDRSAGGHGLRFVARGEEPAQPPAAPGSRWVVEQYVDHTRAVSAQGHTTAERVAVLFDGEMRMDGGSFAGYSSPLGGLPEATRAELADWTRALGRQLAADGYRGPYSLDAVCATDGTLYALECNVRRTATTTAYAMLTRLRGAGLPAPAWSTGTAHAACALSFDAAVTCLTEAGLDFRPGDGEGVIFYADAPANGTDWRYAAFAADHGRLTEVEVRLTAALGHDDGS; encoded by the coding sequence ATGATCGCTGAACACGAGGGAGCGGGCGCACTCGTCATCCTCGCCAATTTCGTCTCGCCCCTGGCGGTCGACCTGAGCGAGGCGTCGGTGCTGCGCCAGTGGTCGGAGCAGGCGCCGCGGAAGATCTGGCTCACCCGGCCCCGTGACGTCCTGGTCGTCCCGGTGCCCCTCGGCGACGCCTTCCGCCGCTACGCCTTCGAGCGGCTGAGGATCCCCGACGGCTCCGTCACCGTCGTCACGGTGCCCGACGCCCCTCACATGGCGATGGCGCAGGCGCTCGCCGTGCACGGCCTGCTGGAGCCGCTGCGCGCCCTGGTCCACGCGCGCCCGGGTGCCCGTCTCCTGCCCACCGCGCTGGACGAGGCCACGGTCGCCCTGGCCGCCGACCTCGGCACGCCGCTCGTCGCCTTCGAGGCGGGCGGACCGGGTATGGAAACACTGCGGACCGTGTCGGACCTGAACACGAAATCCGGCTTCCGCGCTCTCGCGGGCCGCATCGGCATGCGCCTGCCGGCCGGCCGGGTGTGCACCGGAGCGGAAGTCTTCCCGGTGACCTGCGACCTGCTCGCGGAGCACGAGCGCGTGGTGGTCAAACCCGACCGGTCCGCCGGCGGCCACGGCCTGCGCTTCGTCGCGCGCGGCGAGGAACCGGCGCAGCCCCCGGCAGCGCCGGGCAGCCGTTGGGTCGTCGAGCAGTACGTCGACCACACGCGGGCGGTCAGCGCCCAGGGCCACACGACCGCGGAACGCGTCGCGGTGCTCTTCGACGGTGAGATGCGCATGGACGGCGGCTCCTTCGCCGGCTACAGCTCACCGCTCGGCGGTCTGCCGGAAGCCACCCGGGCCGAACTGGCCGACTGGACGCGTGCGCTGGGCCGTCAGCTCGCGGCCGACGGCTACCGCGGCCCCTACAGCCTGGACGCGGTCTGCGCCACCGACGGCACCCTCTACGCCCTGGAATGCAACGTACGGCGCACCGCGACCACCACCGCGTACGCCATGCTCACCCGCCTGCGCGGTGCCGGCTTGCCGGCGCCTGCCTGGTCCACGGGAACGGCCCACGCGGCCTGCGCGCTGTCCTTCGATGCGGCGGTCACCTGCCTGACGGAAGCCGGGCTGGACTTCCGGCCGGGCGACGGCGAGGGCGTCATTTTCTACGCCGACGCCCCCGCGAACGGCACCGACTGGCGATACGCCGCTTTCGCCGCCGACCACGGTCGGCTGACCGAGGTGGAGGTCCGGCTGACCGCGGCTCTGGGGCATGACGACGGCAGCTGA